CCCCCGCTGCCTGGCCACTCTCCCGCCAGCCAACTCATTAACTGCCCTGGTAATGAGCCCCAGCCTGTTCTGAGGGCTGGGATTTTGAAGGCGGCCGGCTTTGCCTCCTCGCTGCGCAGCGAAATGAGGTGCAGTTAGTATGATGGGCGGCTTGTTCCGCCAGTTCGCTCGGGCTGCGGTAGACCCTGTGGAGCTTGTTTGTTTGGTAAATGGGATGGTATGGAGAGCAGGAGTAGCCTAATGGCAGAGAGTGGGTTCCCTCTGAGcacagtggagtgtgtgtgtgggggtggcaCTGATACTACCATTCACTGCTGCATTAAAGTGTAGTTAGTTAATTACATTCTCTCAACACTGAGGGGGACATATTACCCCTCACCCCCCAAAACCCATGcccatacacacaacacatttccATCACCCATGGTCTGGTCCAGCTCCATGATCTCGGCAGACACCAGTCTGTCTGAAAAGCCCACTGAGTTTCCGTGGCATTATCTCATGGTGCAGTTAGAGGAAGTCCTTcccacctctctcacactgacaaaGAAGTGCAGCTGTTTCCTTGCTCAGAAACTGGAACATGGTTACTTTCTAGCATTTAGCCACTTAACTAGATGGAAAACCAGCCCAGCTTTGGGGGAGCATCATTTGGTCTGTAAGGTTAGACAACCAAAGctcttttttcaacattttgccattttcattcacttgtagctagttagcttgtaAGTGCGGAAAAGATGttaattaaagtgaaaaaatgaaagaaaaaaaattatgtctCCATCTGGCTGGACAagttcaatatttattttaaaaatagttgcagaatttgcatgctgttttaCCATGCTCCTTCCTCATTCATCCTCTGACAAGGTTCAGTAAAACACACCtgctcaatgtaatgtaaccacaACCTGACCAGCGGCATTCCAAGCTTTTAACACCAGCTCACCTCCAGCTGTCCGAAAGTGGAAACATGGCCATGTTCAAGAGAACCAGAACACCTATGAGCCTGTTAAGTACCCAAGGGTGCTTCTCTCCAACTGTGTAGCCCATACTAATGTTTGGAGTGTGAGTGGAAGATGTGGCCAAGGTATGCTTACAGAGTCATGAAAACATTGACAgaaaatttaatgaaatatacTTCTGAGGATCATCAGATATCAAATATCATTGATCATAGTGTACGGTACCATACTTAATCACAACTCATCTGTCAGCTTGACTTTTTGTCACCCGGGTGCTTATTACAGCACACTGGCCTGGTTTGTCTTCTGTgtagagggagtgagagggtgagggtggcCGCACAGGTGATGAGGCTTTATCTTGCGTTGAAAAGTCTCTATTACTGTTGCCAGGCAACTGTTTTCAGAGCAGCCGTTTGTGTCTGTAATTAGAAAGGGCACTGAGTCAGTCCTCCTTGATTAGGTTTCACGGCGGTTTTTCAATCACGCATCCGCGACTCGGCTCAGCGCTGGAGCCGCCGCcttggttatttatttacaggCGGCTCAGGTTCGCGGCGACGGGGCGAGAAGAAGCCCAGCTGCTGCCAAGGTCCCGGCCTGCAGAGCTGCCGGGCTCACGCTGAGATGGGCATGTTACCTAACTTGGCCAAAGCCCTCCTGACAAGCAGGGCAGAATCTGCCTTGTTAGTCTTCATTCACCGCtcttcattcatccattcatcaTCCGTCCTTTGGTGTCACCTCAGACAATTGTGGAGGATGGTTCAGTTCACCTTGCTGAGCTAAGCTTGTATTTTGCCTCTTAATCTatgacttgtttgtttttagtggCAGTCTTTCAAAAACAGGGACAAGATGCAGTCgtgtacatttgaaaatgacatctggtTATGACCTGCTGTTCCCAGTAACCACATTAATTATTATAGAATGTTTCCTGGAACTTTTCACCCTTATCATTTCACCACTGATATCTCACAACTATAATTAAATTTTATCCAAACACCTAAAGAGACAGATTACTTAAGAATCACTTTATTAAAGTAGCAGTGGCATGGCTTTCAGGAGTGTATCCTCGGCTCAATTTGAGCCACAGATGTATGGTAATACCAGCTCTCGAGCAACGCTTAGccatgtgaaagggttaaaacgtGCTTAAAGGCGGTGGAGCGAGGGCCTCCAGACATGGGGAATTAGAGCCCATTACAGTGGGCATTCCTCCCGGGGAGAGAGCACTAACCCAATCTAACGCCATCTGTGCTCCGCACCGCTGACCACCACTCTCTGAAATACGTTTGCGTTGTGAGACTTAACACTTCCTGATTGTCTCACTCTCACGTTAGCTGTTGGATTGTGCACTTAAGATGTAATTACCAGGGGGGTCGTGCGAAGTCCACTGCACCCTACCCCCCAAAACTCTGGGAGATGAGAGGGATTATTCCCCTCCCTGGATAGGGCCAGTATGGGATGATGACCATGCAGTGACCCTACATTCACGGGGACAATAGAATCTCAAGGACTCACTACCACACAGCGATAAAGGCTTGCACCGTGCATACCACTTGTGGTTCATATGAAGAGAACCTCATTTTATacactgtcagagagagaaagccaaaCCGGGGTCACCCGGCTCTGCTCTGATGGATAAGACAGGGTGAGCACTAATACAGCAGTAACTACCCAAGGTGAAAGTGGATCGCCATCCTCTCAGACTCTTGAGTTTAAAAACCCTTAAAAGCTCTgatctgttctgtttctttcttcttgTGCAGCACAGATCAAAAGCATGAGTGATGATGTGCATTTTCTCTACATAGCTGACCTTGGTCTTTAGCTCTGCCAGCAAAACCTACCTCTCGGCATCTAGTGCAGATGGCAAGGAAGCTGTTAGAGACCTGAAAAGGGGGAAGTCATACAGGTGATACAAGAcgagacagcagcagtgagagcaGAGTACCTGTTTTCGCCTGTAACTGATAAATCTGGCTCCTGTGGCCATGCTGCAGACACTGCCAGGACcttgtgttctctgtgttcaCAGTGATCCAATTCGCTGTAGAGCTAGTTTCGCACTGGACGTCCATCAATATGGTAGTTACTGCCTCTATAACTGTCCACATATTTGTCACTTCTTGTTATGAAGTTCGTGACAGGTACTTTGGGGTCAGGTACCTAATTTTTGCTTGTCGCTTAATGTCTTGGAAGCTCGCCAATGCCTCCTTAAACCACAGCAACCCTCTTCAATCTCAGACGGAATTCTCTCTTAAATGAGCAGTTACCCTTTCTAACCATTAGTATGAGAAATGGGTTAGCGTATTATTTTAGCAGAGAAGGGAAAAAGATCCAGTGTTTATTGTCAGTATGTAAGTTGTTTTCTAAAACAAGTCATGAATAGCTGGCAGTTTTCCAGATTGGTATCAATTACCTATTCAGATCTGAGAGGAATGGCATAACCGATGGATTCAACAGCGAACGGCTATACTAAACAACAGCAATATCCATTATACATGAAATGCTGTAATTCTCTTGCTGCGAAACGGATGGTTATTTCTGAAACGATTAATTGCCTCCGTTTATAAAGCACTTGTCATTAGGAAAATGTGAAAGATCAACTTATTGTAAAACCGAACACGTTTGCCGAGAAAGGAAATAGCAGTGTGAAGATTGACGTTTGGAGTATGTCCGTGTCACTCGATTGCGAATTGGAACTTTTCCAGAGATCCCAAAAACGGCGTTGGGTGTATAGTGCATTGTGTTAATTGGACACCCCGACACTCGCAATTAGACCTCGCACGGCAGCACGGGGTTTTGCAGCGTGATCCAGCGGTTAATCAACTCCACAGCATTAACGCGCGACCACTCCCAGCTCAATTAACACTCTAGGTCTGCAGCAGAAACCGGATTTATAATAGCCAGCTGCGTGGACAGGTTTGACAGCATGGTGAATGTGGTACCTAATTAAAATGGAACCATAATTAGAGTATGCAGAGTGAATGACAGATGTGGACAGAGGGGGCGATGTCTTTAATGTATTCCACACTTGTGAATATCCATGCAAATTCTACTGTTCGTGGTCCACAGAATAAAAATCCCTTTTACAAGGTAGAATATATAAACGCTAATTACAGAGCCGCTCTGCAGGGTTTCATTTGTTTATCCTGACACTGGTGCTTTTGTTAGAGTGTACGAATATTCCCCTCAAAACAGAACTTGATTCAATGGGATCTGTGGAGTAATTTTATAGCAGGCTTTGTTACTCCAAAACCTACTCCGTACTTAACTGCTTGCAGACGCTTCGTGTTGGTTTAGTAACTCGTAATGCACCGCGCAACTGGTTATTTTAAAGCTTCCTACAGCATGAGTACTCTCATCAATAAAGACTAGATCACCTAATATATCTATGTTAATCGTGATTGCACATCATTAAGTTCCGGTCCTTTTGTCGTCGTCGCTACTTAATTTCGTTCAGGGGAAGAAGCCTGTCACTGAGATCATTCGCCCTATTTATTCGCCACACTTACTTAAGGTGTGTTGTCTGCATCGCATGTACGTATGATGCAAAGCATTAAGTCACCAGTTCAAACTTCAACAAACAACAGTGCTGTGATTTCTTATTGTTAAATGTGATGTATTGATCCCTCCTTGGTCCAGTTTACACACTTTTGTCAGTAGGGAACCTGTAGCGGTCCAACGCGGGGACACAGGCTGCAATTTTACTTGGAGCCTCGCTTATCTAAGTGATAATAGCGGAGAGGATCGTGTGACCCCACTGACCAATACCCCCATCTACATACATCAGCTGATAAGAATGTCTTCcttcgaccccccccccccccccccccccccccccataaactTTACTCGCAGATATGAGCACAGCACACCCATGCGCACTGGCACGttcacacagagaaggagagaggattGTAATTTTTTATGGTGTATGACTTCAGTACAGGTTATTTTCAGAGGGTATAACACAACACAACTGCACATACAGGTCAAGCGATAGCCCGCTTGCAAcgaacttgtgttttttttaatgtttcctaTTGATGAGGCGGACGTGGCTTACCAGACGCCAGCTGCATCCACGCGCAGATCTTGTAGACGCTGCCGGCGTtgcagaagaagaagaggcTGAAGCAGACGATGCAGCCGACAACCAGCAGCATGGACGTTCCAACGAAGAACATGGCTGTCTTGAAAGCTCCCGACGGGATGGAGGCAAAGTCCAAAACGCTGCCTTTACAGATGAGCTCTGAGGTCAGAGCGTTGCCTATACAGTAATGGAACAGGCCGAAGTACCCTGCTTGGGGGGTGTTAACGCTGTCCCCAATCCAGTAAGGCTGTATAAAGACCACCACGGTGATGATGGCAAAGCATATGGTGAATATTGCCCACAGCACGCCTATCGCTCTCGCATTCCTCACGTAGTTGGTGTGATAGATTTTGGCAGCTTCTTGGGCAGGTAACATTTTCTCCATCTTGAGAAGAGGCAAAAGGAGGCTGAAAGCCCAACAACTAGGATAAATCAGACGCGTTGGGGATCTAAGGATCACTTGCAGGAACGAAGACAAATACAGAGAGTTTCCTGCTCTTGCTCTTCTTTCAGAGTGCCTTTCTTCCCTTGCGTTGACTGAGATCCCCAAGTTCACCGAAGCGTCTGGGGGAGTCGCCGCTTTTGGGTTGCCTCGGAACTACCGGAGCTTCCCTTTCACTCTTCTTCACAATGGGATTTCGTCAGCCACAGTAGTATTTCTTTTCCATAGAACATCGTCTGTCGCTGTTTCCTCACATTTGAATCCTCACTTCATTTTGTTGTGACATATCTAAAAAAATAGTGAGGTCTATTACTTACATGTGACGTTAAAGGGAGGAGTGGCAACGCGCGCTGATCCGCTCTAATACTCACAGTCCATCTGTTGATTGCGGCAGGGTCGCACCAGCCTGACTCACTAGCGAGATCAATGGCCAGATTGACGGTCAGGCattcagcaccacggacagctCCATCCCAGGAGTGGTGACGTGTCTCTGACGCGGCTCTTTCGGGAAGGGCGGAGTGAACTAACGATCTCCAAATACTAAGCACAAGTGGGCGTCATACTATTACCTGAAGCCTTGAAGAAGTCAATAACTTAacgtgtttttttgtgttgttaatCCTGTTAAGAACCCGATGATATATCGGTCTATCTGAACTGTAACTTTGAGGTTGGCTCGGATGCAATATATCTAACATCCAAAAGCATATGGTGTATAAGTAATCTGTAAAGGTTATTTCAAAAATCGAACTGTAGTAGTATATGTACCAGAGCCTGGGGATAAAAGTAAAATTAAGGTTTAGAAAAAGCAAACGGTTGACTCCTGTCAATATTCAGCAGTTTGCGTCACAACTCTTTGAAGGTGCTAGGAGTGGCATGTGTGCCAACAGGATGTGGTgaagagtaaataaataatggtaaCTCTGCCTGGGTGCTAAGGTAACTTCAAACAATGTTTTCCCAGTGAAATTATTAATTCATCAGTAGGACCatgataatacattttatcTACACAATGTCTAGCCTAtgataaacaacaaaatgttcagaTATTAAACGTTTTAGTTATCTTTTaatgaatttgaataatttacatgtagtacaaatgtttaaaatgtgacattggAATTTTGCTGCATGTCTTCCAAACATCAATTCAGTTTAATACAACActtgtgtttttcagattcAGGTCCCCAATTGCTGTGGATGCCACAGGCTTTTTTTCGGTTTCCCCCACAGTACAAGAGAATTTTGTGTGCCTTATTTCTGGGTGCACACGCAGTCCACTTTAGACATAAAATTAACCACTTCGACCGGTTATTTCACAACAGCACTTTCTTCACTAACTGTGGCTATAGAGGGGTGTGGTCATAGTAACTTGGAATGCCCTCAGATAGTtgcaaatttgaatttaaagcCACAAGGCACAGGAACTCACTGcatgcagtaaatatttagttgtGTAAGTGGAGAATATGTAGGTTATGTAATTTTCCCTGGATAAGGTGGTCCGCTTGGCACCTAAACACTTGTTATACCAATTCACATGCTCTTCCACCTGTGGCGTTcttatcatttgtttttcttttctgtgaacTGACCAGGTGTTGCTGCTGGGAGGGCCTGTGTGATGTGTTGCCACaatggtgcattgtgggaaggctTGGGCAGCTGTATATAAGAGCCCCTGACCCCTTGCGGCTGGAGGAGTGAGGACAGAACGCCATGAGGTGCCTGCTTGTGAttgcgctgtgtgtgctggttgcCGTCCTGGCTGCCCCGCCCCATGAGAAGGGCCTGATCATCAACCTGGTGAGTCTCTcaacctccttccctctgtctcactctatcagcctccctccctctgtctcactctctcagcctcagcctgtaccgtgtgtgtgtgtgtgtgtgtgtgtgtgtgtgtgtgtgtgtgtcggacTGGAATTGTTTGACCGCATGCTCTCTGTGTGCATTcgtgtttttctttcacatacGTATGCTGACCGTATGTGTTGTGTGCGCATCCCAGTCAGCACATCTGACCGCCTGTGTCTCTTCTGCAGGACAACGGTGAGCTGTGTGCCATCAGCATGCAGTGCAAGAGCTCCTGCTGTCACCGGAGCAGCGGCATAAGTCTGGCACGCTGTGCCCCCCAGGCTGCTGAAAACCAGGAGTGCTCCAAGAAGGTATGGCACAGCTTGGAACTGTGTGGTACGACGTGGCATAGTGAGGGAAGCTGTGGCTCGCTGGAGTAGAGGAGAGGGTGGGACAGGAGCTTTGAAGTCATGGACGTCTGCATCAAGGCTGCGCCCCCAACGGGATTAACAGCAGAACAGATCAAGGCCAGGTCAAACGCTCCCAGAGCAGTAAGGTCTCAGCACCAGACTGGAGCTGGGTAACTGGATCAGATTAGGCCAGTTAAAAATACCATTTCAGTGGTGCGGCTACTCCTTTTCCATTCATACGTTATGTGGAAGGCAGATGTTTCATCTGACCCAGCGCAACGTGAGCATGAGACACAGACCTCAACAAATTCATAGAGAGTATGAATATTTTGTCCCAGACTTAATTGGTTGTCGTTAggatttgtttagttttgtctTTGAAAGGTTTGCTGTTTatagtgtgttttgtgttttacctGTCTGCTCTCTTCATGCCGTAACCATGGGTCAGCCAGGCATTTCTCCTGGTGTCTCCATGCTAAAATCAGAGAAAACACTTGGTTTCTACCTTTGAATGGAATTCCCTCTTGGGGGGGAGTCGTCCATCAGATTGGCAAAGACCAAACCAGTAACAATCAACAGCACCACCCTGTGGTTAATTTTCATAATATTACTTGAAAGAGCAAGCGTAATGTAGAGTGGCCATtgcatttacgtttacatttaatcatttagcagatgctcttatccacagtgacttacaaaagtgcatacaaaataGTTATCTTAAGAACAGAGATGATACTAAATCATAAGTGTCACAATCTGATATTAGGAATTATTCCATGGCATACCACATTGCGTTAAGTGCCATATTAGATCCAGGAGGAATTTGAGGATATAGGAAAGCCGACATGTGATTATCAAAATTATGACTGCACCCAAAACTGATCATGGtgatattaattattttctaaTGTTGTGCGCATTCATTTGTCATTCTAAACTAAAGGGCTTAACTGACACTGAAACTGCATTAATATCTGGCACTGAATTTGCATGgcttatatttttatgtattgtcAATTTATATAGTTGGCTAGttattgaaatgattaaaatgatgtaCCTGGCTCAAAGATACAACAGTAGCACTCCCACCTGGACAATTCTTCAAGCTACTGTCTGGCACAGATTTGCCAGTAAGAATAAACCCAACAGCAAACAGAGAGATCTTGTGACTAACCTGACCTGGCCCGACCTTTCATCTCCTGCAGACCCTGTATGGCACCTACTATCGCTGCACCTGTGAGAGCGGCCTCAAATGCAAAGGTGATATCAGCATCGGAGGCTCCATTACCAACACCAACTTTGGAATCTGCGTAGACCCAAACAGCAAGGAGGCCAGCGCCAACTAAGGAAAGAGCCGATAATAGGGCACGATACGATGCTGagtgccccacccccccaacaacaATGTTAGTCACAATAAAGAAGATCTGTTGGGCCGTTGTGACTTCTGCTGTCGGGTCTTTTCTAATGGGTCCCTCAGGGCTGTCTGAGGGTGTGTAAGGGTGAGCTGTGCAAGCGGTGTTACATCCCACGCATCTCAGAAAACAGCTGCAGGGGTCTGATAGCAATCACAGCTTCCCCTCCAGTGCTTCTATGATCGTTTCTGGACAAAAGATACAACATTCAAGCTGCTTATGCTCTGGAGACTTTTCTGTGCTACCAATAGTATATGATGTAAGCACGGGACAGAGCACAGatcagtttaaaaagaaaagataaagaTCTACAGCTTCTACCGTCCTCCTAATATTACAACATTCATCCCAGGTACAACAGTAATATAACTCTTTTCCCTCATTACACAGCAAAGTAGGGACAATAAATTTccataacatgaaaaaatgatggCTTTCTTATGAAAAGACATATGAACCGttccatttgcatttacagaaaTCTGGTCTCCTACATGTCATTCCATTCCGTGTAACGTTTTACATATTGTCATGGAAACATGCATGATAACCAGTGCATATATGCTTGAATACACACGCAAGTGCAATATAGCAATACAACGTACCCTTcataaaaactacaaaaataagGGAAAGTGTGTAAAAATAAGGGAAATATTCTACGTCATCtcaaaaaaaactttcagttaaatgtatttttaaatacgAAACGGTGTACTTGACATTCAATGCCTTATGGCttctaatgaaaaataattacagaattACACAGTATTATTACCTGCAGCAGAATACCAGGCGCAACAATGCAGCAACCCTCTGAGACCAGAcaagaaaatcaataaatgtcTCATTTGCCTCAAGGAGCGGTTAGCTGTCCTTTTCATGAATTATCTCCAGACACGCGTGGCGACGCATTGATAGCACCATCTGTCCAAACTGAAAACGATTTCATTGAGCTGCGTTAAATTACCAATGCagccaaataaaatgaactacgatccccaaaaaacaaaacagattgtGCAATATCATAGTGTTAATTGACAAAgggtattattattttatcttctTGTTTAATTATAGGCCTAATGTAAGTAGTTACAATGGTGATGATAACAGTGATGACGATGATAATGACAGTTACTCTGATCCTAAAAAATGCATGAGCTACAACGTAAAAGGAACCCCGGCaagtaaaaaatgacaaagggaaaaaaactcaaGTGATTCCGTTTGTTCTCCCTGAGTGAAACGTTCTCATATGAAATGACGGAGAAAGGACCGCTTGCCTGGTCACTCAGCATGTGTGATCCCAAAACTTACAGTGCGATACATTGCTGGAAGTAGCATACCAGATAACTCTCGGGGACCACCGAAGCAAGTTATCCGCAACTCCTTCATTAAGAATGACCGGACCTTGTGGAGTGTTTAGCTGGTACAGTCAAAATTCACTCTTTAGTGCACCACTTTGAAATATTGACATTTTAGCTGTGTAGTATTTCCACAtggatcatttaaaatgttttgcaaactATTGATCAACTGCGCTCGACCTTTTTTCATTTccgtttctgtttttgtgtccaCTACTGGTATCTGAGCTTTTTCGGTGATTCAGCGCTCTTTCAAACCAGTCCGGCTCAGTTCACATACGCGTCATAAAAACTAACCACTAGGGTGCGCTAGTACCCTCACTGTCAGCAATAATCAGTAACTTTACTTTTTCAGCCGATATTCAGTAATTCAGCCGTTTGAATGCGTTTTGCTCAATAACTTGAGCTTAGAAGAGACAGGCCCAGGCTGTTGCACGTTATTTTAAGGCATATAAAATTTCTCATATATTGATTTAGAACATCAGCACGACAGCAGGTTGTGCATGAACTAAATCACCTGTGGCACTTTTTCCCGCAGGTGATGACGTGCAGCTTGTCAACGTGGTGTCTTCTACAGCTTGGTGTCGCCATCTGTTAACATTGTAATGTCTTGTTATTGAGAGAGATGGTAGGGAATGAAGGAAAGATAAGAAAGCTTCCCTTAGTTTCCTAGGGTTCTGTTCCTAGTCTCTTTTTTTGGTAATATTGACCAAAGCCCATTCATGAGGCTCTGCCCAACTGACAAGTTTCCTGGAGCCAAGACCTTTTAGCCTCTTTCTGTCTTGTTGTCATTCGAGCTGTCTTTGGATCTGTTTCCGTAGAAACAGAGAGCACTTTAGAGAGGCACACGGTCTGAAGCGGGCTGAGACTTGTGACTTTATTGCCGCTCCTGCCTGCGTCCGACGTGACCTGTCTCATATGCAGAATATTCTTATTCTATTTTTGTACAAGGTCAAGAACATAAGGCAAACAATGTATAAGGACATacagtctggaaaaaaaattgttggtTATTGAGCCTATTTCCTCTATGCAAGTAAGCAGGCTATGTAAGCAGTCACATAATTCCATTCAACTCCGAATGGAGGACAAGGTTCATTAAAGAATTTAAATCGGATTAAGGCCtggtaaattttaaaaatcatgtgGAGGGATTTTGGAATACATCGAAAGATGAGTGCAACAGAAAGCTTTCGCTGTCTCActgttcatctctctctttctgttacGCATCAAATATCACCGCTCAGTGTGGCCCTCTTAGAATTCTTTGGGCATTTGAATACTGTCTAAAGTTAAACTTTCTGAGTTACAGTAATATACCCTTGTAGCAGAGGGTGCAGCTTGCATTTTTCAAGAACAGGGTGATGTTGCTGTCCTGTTGGTGTCCTGTTGTGTAAACATGAACAATGACCTCTGTGAGTTTCACTAATTGTCCAGTGTATCTATTTGTCCTGAATCAGGGCTCCTTCCAGTTTGGAAAGCACTGCAGCATTCCAAAAAGCTCCCTGACTTCCTAGTCCCTCAGATCAGTGCTTGGAATGCGTGCATTTCATATGTGTGCTGCCATTACCTCTCTCAGGTATGATTGCATTCGCGCTCCAGTCTTTGCACAGTTGTGCCGTGTCTTTACAGGCACCTGATTCAGCACTGTACTTCCTCTCCCAGTCCAAGCTCCAGGGCAATATTGTGAAGCAAATCCAGATAATGGCAATTAAGGAAGCCTTTGGACTGTGTTCAGGCATTATCATAAACCTGCTACTGCTGCACGGAGCCGTGGTCTGCCCCTCGCTGTTGGGTAATCCCTTGTAACGCCTCCGATGATCCgctttgcagaaatgttttcttatgCAACACCCCAGTGCACGTTCCTCCTGCCCCTGTTACGTGGGAACTGCACGGACAGGCACCTTGCCGTACGGCGTGTGTGCTGCAATTTGGGCAGAGGGGACGTGTCCTCCTGTCATGACGCAACAGCATTGTGACAGTGGAGTTGGCATGTTTGTCCTGATGGAGGGCGTTGCGTGGTAAGGAGCTCCAGTTTTCCGGGGAAAGCTAACCCATCTAAGGGCAAACCTCCGGCGGGATTGCGGCTGATCCATTCCGCAGCATGTTAATCTGCTCCGGAATCTTGCACACAGATTGTGGAGCGCAGCGGTGCATTAGCTCTGAGCGCTACCCGCCCTCAATAGAGGAGAAAGtctaaacattaaataatgtttaatctCATCTCTGCCACGCTAAATCCAGTCTCTGCATCTTAGGCTCTTAAACAATGCCAATGTATTTGAAGCCACAACTTTGGTGTGATGCGTGCCATGTTaccatttttgcatgtttggtGGCCTATGGTGGTACTCTTGCGGTAGATGCTGAAAGAGAATTTAATTTGTGATGCTGTGCTAGCAATGAATTTCTGAGCAGAACCACATCCCTCAGGGGAAAGTTCAGCCAGCAATATTTATGCAACGTTTTGCAAGTTTTACTTTACATTAGCCCCTGGGCTTCACTTCTCATTTAGCGCTGTTCTGGAGAACTGTGTGTATTTCTGCCTACTAAACTCACTTTAGTACGGTTTCAAGCTGCTGAAGTGCACTTTCTTAACTAGGCGTCACTGG
This portion of the Megalops cyprinoides isolate fMegCyp1 chromosome 7, fMegCyp1.pri, whole genome shotgun sequence genome encodes:
- the lhfpl5b gene encoding LHFPL tetraspan subfamily member 5b, whose product is MEKMLPAQEAAKIYHTNYVRNARAIGVLWAIFTICFAIITVVVFIQPYWIGDSVNTPQAGYFGLFHYCIGNALTSELICKGSVLDFASIPSGAFKTAMFFVGTSMLLVVGCIVCFSLFFFCNAGSVYKICAWMQLASAVTMVMGCMIYPDGWDSPEVKRMCGERTDKYTIGNCTVRWAYILAIISILDALILSFLAFVLGNRQDKLLPDDFQVEGAENA
- the LOC118780167 gene encoding colipase-like isoform X2 produces the protein MRCLLVIALCVLVAVLAAPPHEKGLIINLTLYGTYYRCTCESGLKCKGDISIGGSITNTNFGICVDPNSKEASAN
- the LOC118780167 gene encoding colipase-like isoform X1; protein product: MRCLLVIALCVLVAVLAAPPHEKGLIINLDNGELCAISMQCKSSCCHRSSGISLARCAPQAAENQECSKKTLYGTYYRCTCESGLKCKGDISIGGSITNTNFGICVDPNSKEASAN